A genomic window from Elaeis guineensis isolate ETL-2024a chromosome 3, EG11, whole genome shotgun sequence includes:
- the LOC105041445 gene encoding receptor kinase-like protein Xa21: MRCIIFLFFFNVSISASQNPTLTPIMNSLPATSSADRIALLSFRSLISDDPSGSLTSWNDSLHLCDWRGVTCGSNTRRVTALDLASLGLVGSLSPALANLTYLRRIHLPENKFHGDIPQELGCLPHLRYLNLSSNSLEGGIPASLSHCSHLQTISLDDNKLQGVIPGNLSQCSRLQTVGLSKNMLQGYIPMSFVNLSSLTYLQLSNNSLTGAIPYFIGSMSTLNYLDLSANNFIAGIPPPLGNLSTLAHLDLSQNNLEGGIPPSLGKLSSLTFLYLAFNSLSGVIPPALWNLSSLTLFGVGHNKLHGTLPSYVGDALPQLRLFYLYGNQFHGPIPMSFSNTSILERIDLSQNKFSGIIPPSLGRLQGLLTVVLAFNMLEAREATAWSFLDALANCSNLRGLQLDSNMLGGMLPKSVANLSTTLTWLSLGDNQIYGSIPSEIKNLGNLTLLDMGPNLLTGHIPATLGMLQNLHVLDLDGNNFFGKIPMNLGNLTQLNRLYLGFNKLNGNIPTNLGNCQNLEYLSLDYNNLTGSIPVEVLDISSLSILLGLSHNSLTGPLPSTVGSLENLNILDVSENKLSGEIPDRLGECQVMEYLNMRGNFFNGTIPLSLGNLKGLLLLDLSCNNLSGHIPEFLESLRLLQNLNLSFNNLEGEVPKGGVFGNISAISVQGNSKLCGGNSKMNLPPCPIEMPLRRHKSPRLKIVISIVVSAILCLILFFYLFAAHHWSRKSRRESSAMISIKDQHMKVSYADLLKATNGFSHSNLIGVGSFGSVYKGIMDHDDHKVVAVKVLNLQQHGASRSFFAECEALRNIRHRNLVKILTSCSSMDYRGNDFKALVFEFFSNGSLEKWLHPESSEQSNSRKLSLTERLNIAIDVASAVEYLHYHGPKPIVHCDLKPSNVLLSDDMTARVSDFGLARFLNRTISNSFLIPVSSMELKGSIGYVAPEYGLANKVSTNGDVYSFGILLLELFTGKRPTDDLFREGFSLHKLVQMAFPHEVLDIMDPCMVLQEEDGEASDHTQNWSDIRGKAEKCIASVLNVGLLCSKESPIERMQMMDVTGELHAIRDALRLDILG; the protein is encoded by the exons ATGCGCTGCAtcattttcttgttcttcttcaatGTAAGCATTTCAGCATCCCAAAACCCCACTCTCACTCCCATCATGAATTCCCTCCCTGCTACCAGCTCAGCCGATCGCATTGCTCTCCTCTCCTTCAGGTCTTTGATATCTGATGATCCATCAGGATCCTTGACTTCATGGAATGACTCCCTCCACCTCTGTGATTGGCGAGGTGTCACATGTGGAAGCAACACCAGAAGGGTCACAGCGTTGGACCTCGCATCCCTTGGTCTGGTAGGATCACTATCACCAGCCTTAGCCAACCTCACCTACCTTAGGAGAATACACCTTCCTGAAAACAAATTCCATGGAGACATCCCACAAGAGCTCGGCTGTTTGCCGCATTTGAGATATCTCAATCTAAGCTCTAATTCTCTTGAAGGGGGGATTCCAGCAAGTTTGTCTCATTGTTCACATCTTCAAACAATCAGTTTGGATGACAATAAGCTGCAGGGTGTAATCCCTGGCAATCTCAGCCAATGCTCGAGGCTCCAAACCGTTGGTTTATCAAAAAATATGCTTCAAGGATATATTCCAATGTCATTTGTGAACCTCTCCTCTCTAACTTACCTGCAGCTATCCAATAACAGTCTCACAGGAGCCATTCCATATTTCATAGGAAGTATGTCGACCCTTAATTATCTTGATCTGTCAGCCAACAATTTTATAGCAGGCATCCCTCCTCCACTAGGGAACCTTTCTACTCTCGCTCATCTTGATCTATCCCAAAATAATCTTGAAGGAGGAATCCCTCCATCATTGGGGAAACTATCCTCTCTCACTTTCTTATACCTAGCCTTTAATAGTCTTTCTGGAGTCATTCCTCCTGCACTTTGGAACCTTTCTTCTCTCACTTTATTTGGTGTTGGGCATAACAAGCTCCATGGGACCTTGCCATCATATGTGGGAGATGCTCTTCCCCAGCTCCGACTTTTCTATTTGTATGGCAACCAGTTTCATGGTCCCATTCCAATGTCATTTTCCAACACCTCCATACTTGAAAGAATCGATCTCTCTCAAAACAAATTTTCAGGAATCATCCCGCCAAGTCTAGGAAGATTACAAGGTCTTTTAACAGTGGTTCTTGCCTTCAATATGCTGGAAGCCAGGGAAGCTACTGCTTGGAGCTTTCTCGATGCTTTAGCAAACTGCAGCAACTTAAGAGGATTGCAGCTAGACAGCAATATGCTTGGCGGTATGCTGCCCAAATCTGTGGCCAATCTCTCCACAACACTGACATGGCTTTCATTGGGAGATAACCAAATATATGGAAGCATACCTTCGGAGATTAAGAACCTTGGCAACCTGACGCTTCTAGATATGGGTCCAAACCTTCTAACAGGTCATATTCCTGCCACTCTTGGCATGCTACAAAATTTGCATGTGTTAGACTTGGATGGAAACAACTTCTTTGGCAAAATCCCAATGAACCTAGGCAATCTCACTCAGCTGAACCGACTTTACCTAGGATTCAATAAGCTGAATGGAAACATACCTACCAACCTTGGCAACTGTCAAAACTTGGAATACTTGAGCCTTGATTACAATAATCTTACTGGTAGCATCCCCGTGGAAGTCCTTGACATCTCCTCTCTTTCCATATTGCTTGGCCTTTCACACAATTCATTGACGGGACCGCTACCTTCAACAGTCGGTAGCCTGGAAAATCTCAACATTCTTGATGTCTCGGAGAACAAATTATCCGGTGAAATTCCTGATCGTCTCGGTGAATGCCAGGTCATGGAGTACCTTAACATGAGAGGAAACTTCTTCAATGGAACCATTCCTTTGTCTTTGGGCAATTTAAAAGGCCTTCTGCTGCTAGATCTCTCATGCAACAACTTATCCGGGCATATTCCAGAATTCCTAGAGAGCCTTCGTCTGCTACAGAATTTGAACCTCTCTTTCAACAACTTGGAGGGTGAAGTGCCAAAAGGTGGTGTGTTTGGAAATATCAGTGCTATTTCAGTCCAGGGAAACAGCAAGCTCTGTGGAGGGAACTCAAAGATGAACTTACCACCATGCCCCATAGAAATGCCTCTGAGGCGACACAAGTCTCCTAGACTCAAAATAGTGATCTCTATTGTAGTCTCCGCAATTCTCTGCCTGATCTTGTTCTTCTATTTATTTGCCGCTCACCATTGGTCTCGAAAGTCACGAAGAGAATCCTCAGCCATGATATCAATCAAAGATCAACATATGAAAGTATCATATGCTGATCTGCTGAAGGCAACAAATGGGTTCTCTCACTCAAATTTGATCGGAGTTGGAAGCTTTGGTTCGGTGTACAAGGGGATTATGGATCATGATGACCATAAAGTTGTTGCAGTGAAGGTACTCAACCTCCAACAACATGGAGCCTCCCGGAGCTTCTTTGCTGAGTGTGAAGCCTTGAGAAATATTCGACATCGTAATCTTGTGAAGATCCTAACTTCATGCTCCAGCATGGACTACCGGGGCAATGATTTCAAAGCTTTAGTATTTGAGTTCTTCTCTAATGGAAGTCTAGAAAAGTGGCTACATCCAGAATCTAGCGAGCAAAGTAACTCGAGAAAGTTAAGCCTAACCGAGAGGTTGAACATAGCTATTGATGTAGCTTCTGCAGTAGAATATCTTCATTATCATGGCCCAAAACCTATAGTTCACTGCGATCTGAAGCCAAGCAATGTTCTGCTCAGTGATGACATGACGGCACGTGTGAGTGACTTTGGATTAGCAAGGTTCCTAAACAGGACCATCAGTAATTCATTTCTCATTCCAGTAAGCTCCATGGAATTGAAAGGATCTATTGGATATGTTGCTCCAG AGTATGGATTGGCCAACAAAGTCTCCACTAATGGGGATGTCTACAGCTTTGGAATACTCCTGCTGGAGTTATTTACTGGAAAAAGACCTACTGATGATCTCTTTAGAGAAGGATTCAGCCTTCATAAACTTGTTCAAATGGCATTCCCACATGAAGTCCTAGACATCATGGATCCATGCATGGTCTTACAGGAGGAAGATGGAGAAGCCAGTGACCACACTCAAAACTGGAGTGACATAAGAGGAAAAGCTGAAAAGTGCATAGCTTCAGTGCTTAACGTTGGCCTTTTGTGTTCAAAGGAATCACCAATTGAGAGAATGCAGATGATGGATGTTACTGGGGAGTTGCATGCAATTAGAGATGCATTACGCTTGGATATCTTAGGATGA
- the LOC105040367 gene encoding acidic endochitinase, with translation MAVTLLLSLFVFALFDSSYAGGIAIYWGQNGNEGSLADTCATGRYKFVNVAFLSTFGNGQNPTINLAGHCDPTSNGCAFLSSQIQACQGQGLKVMLSIGGGAGSYSLASSDDAKQVADYLWNNFLGGQSPSRPLGDAVLDGIDFDIEGGTTQHWDELANYLSGYSAQGKKVYLTAAPQCPYPDAWMGGALNTGRFDYVWVQFYNNPPCQYSSGDASNLKSAWNQWTSSLSKAQIFLGLPAAPQAAPSGGFIPVGDLKSQVLPAIKGSSNYGGVMLWSKYYDDLTGYSSSIINDV, from the coding sequence ATGGCAGTaactcttctcctttctctttttgtGTTTGCATTGTTTGACAGTTCTTATGCAGGAGGAATCGCCATCTACTGGGGCCAAAACGGAAACGAAGGCAGCTTAGCAGATACTTGCGCCACTGGAAGATATAAATTCGTGAACGTAGCTTTCCTCTCCACGTTTGGAAATGGTCAGAACCCAACCATTAACCTCGCCGGTCACTGCGATCCAACTTCCAATGGTTGCGCCTTCCTCAGCAGCCAAATCCAAGCTTGCCAGGGCCAAGGCCTCAAAGTGATGCTGTCCATCGGAGGCGGTGCAGGGAGCTACTCTCTTGCATCCTCTGATGACGCCAAACAGGTAGCAGATTACCTGTGGAACAACTTCTTAGGTGGGCAGTCTCCATCTCGCCCCCTCGGCGATGCTGTTCTCGATGGCATCGACTTCGACATCGAAGGTGGTACAACGCAGCACTGGGACGAGCTAGCGAATTACCTCTCAGGGTATAGTGCGCAAGGGAAGAAGGTCTACTTGACGGCGGCACCGCAGTGCCCCTACCCCGATGCATGGATGGGCGGCGCCCTCAACACTGGTCGGTTCGACTACGTTTGGGTCCAGTTCTACAACAACCCTCCATGCCAGTATAGTTCAGGAGATGCTTCCAACCTCAAAAGTGCATGGAACCAGTGGACTTCTTCGCTCTCCAAAGCACAAATTTTCTTGGGACTGCCGGCGGCTCCTCAGGCGGCGCCGAGTGGTGGCTTCATTCCTGTCGGCGATCTCAAGTCTCAGGTGCTTCCTGCGATCAAGGGGTCCAGCAACTATGGAGGAGTTATGCTGTGGAGCAAGTATTATGATGATCTCACTGGTTACAGTTCCAGCATTATAAATGATGTTTAA
- the LOC105040368 gene encoding histone deacetylase 1, producing the protein METGGNSLPSVGTDGTKRKVCYFYDPEVGNYYYGQGHPMKPHRIRMTHSLLAHYGLLHHMQVLKPHPARERDLCRFHADDYISFLRSITPETQQDQIRALKRFNVGEDCPVFDGLYSFCQTYAGGSVGGAIKLNHGHDIAVNWAGGLHHAKKCEASGFCYVNDIVLAILELLKRHERVLYVDIDIHHGDGVEEAFYTTDRVMTVSFHKFGDYFPGTGDIRDIGYANGKYYSLNVPLDDGIDDESYQSLFKPIIGKVMEVFQPGAVVLQCGADSLSGDRLGCFNLSIKGHAECVRFMRSFNVPLLLLGGGGYTIRNVARCWCYETGVALGIEIDDKMPQHEYYEYFGPDYTLHVAPSNMENKNTRLQLDEIRAKLLDNLSKLRHVPSVQFQERPPDTEFPEPDEDLEDPDERHDLDSDMEVDDQKLPDESSRKPPSNIIQNGRIKRENIENELKDQEPHKVAADHARGAEPMAEEMSSSKASDIGPMAVDEPSSVKAEQDNTS; encoded by the exons ATGGAAACCGGGGGCAACTCGTTGCCGTCGGTGGGGACGGACGGGACGAAGCGGAAGGTGTGCTACTTCTACGACCCGGAGGTAGGGAACTATTACTACGGGCAGGGGCACCCGATGAAGCCCCACCGGATCCGGATGACCCACTCCCTCCTCGCCCACTACGGCCTCCTCCACCACATGCAGGTCCTCAAGCCCCATCCGGCCCGCGAGCGCGACCTCTGCCGCTTCCACGCCGACGACTACATCTCCTTTCTGAGATCGATCACACCGGAAACGCAGCAGGACCAGATCCGCGCCCTCAAGCGCTTCAACGTCGGCGAGGACTGCCCCGTCTTCGACGGCCTTTACAGTTTCTGCCAGACATACGCTGGGGGTTCTGTCGGCGGTGCTATCAAGCTCAACCATGGACACGACATCGCCGTCAACTGGGCCGGCGGACTCCATCACGCCAAGAAGTGCGAAGCCTCTGGGTTCTGCTATGTCAATGACATCGTTCTCGCCATCCTTGAGCTCCTCAAGAGGCATGAG CGTGTATTGTATGTGGACATTGATATTCACCATGGGGATGGTGTTGAGGAGGCTTTCTATACAACCGACAGAGTAATGACTGTTTCTTTTCATAAATTTGGGGATTACTTTCCTGGAACGGGAGACATACGTGATATTGGATATGCAAATGGAAAATATTACTCTCTAAATGTTCCATTAGATGATGGAATTGATGACGAGAGCTACCAATCTCTATTCAAACCAATAATAGGAAAAGTGATGGAAGTTTTCCAGCCTGGTGCTGTGGTGCTTCAGTGTGGTGCTGACTCATTATCAGGAGACCGCTTGGGTTGCTTTAACCTTTCCATCAAAGGCCATGCAGAGTGTGTGAGATTTATGAGATCCTTCAATGTGCCATTGTTGCTGCTGGGTGGTGGAGGATACACCATTCGGAATGTTGCACGTTGTTGGTGCTATGAG ACAGGAGTTGCACTTGGTATAGAGATTGATGACAAGATGCCTCAACATGAAtattatgagtattttggtccaGACTATACACTTCATGTTGCACCAAGTAATATGGAGAATAAAAATACACGGCTGCAATTGGATGAAATAAGAGCAAAGCTTTTAGATAATCTTTCAAAGCTGCGGCATGTTCCCAGTGTCCAATTTCAGGAACGACCGCCAGATACAGAATTTCCAGAG CCAGATGAAGATTTAGAGGATCCAGATGAAAGACATGATCTTGATTCTGATATGGAAGTCGACGATCAGAAGCTACCTGATGAGTCATCTCG GAAACCTCCTTCAAACATTATTCAGAATGGAAGAATCAAGAGGGAGAACATTGAAAATGAGCTAAAAGATCAG GAACCTCACAAAGTTGCTGCAGACCATGCCAGAGGTGCGGAGCCTATGGCTGAGGAGATGTCATCCTCTAAG GCTTCAGACATTGGCCCCATGGCTGTAGATGAACCAAGCAGTGTAAAGGCTGAGCAGGATAACACCAGCTAA